The Martelella endophytica genome contains the following window.
GGTGCCCTGATGGCTGTCACCGATCCGCTGGCCGGGGCCGAGCGCATGCAGTGGACCGCGTCGGGCGAAGTCGTGCTGATGACCATCCTCGGCGGCGTCGGCACGCTGGTCGGTCCGGTCATCGGCGCCGTTGTCATCAAGTATTTCGAAAACATCTTCTCGTCATTCAACGAGCAGGCCCTGCACCAGACCTTCTCCTTCCTGCCGGACGTGATCGAGACACCGGTCGTCAAGCTTCTGTCGCTGTTCGTCGGCGATGGCTGGCACCTGACGCTGGGCCTGATCTTCATGGCCATCGTCATCTTCCTGCCGGGCGGCATCATGGAGGGCGTCAAGCGACTCAGGGCCCGCTTCGGCGGTGGTGGCGGTCGTGCCGCAGAGACCAAACTTCAGGCGGCGGAGTAGCACCATGTCCGACATCGTTCTCCACGTCGACAATGTCCACAAGAGCTTCGGCGGGCTCCGCGCCCTTTCCGACGTCAACCTCGAAGTCGAAAGCGGCAAGGTCCACGCAATCATCGGCCCGAACGGCGCCGGCAAGTCGACGCTGCTCAACGTTTGCATCGGCCGCATCCGCCCGAGCCACGGCAAGGTGGTCTTCGATGGCCAGACGCTGACCACCCATGCACCACATGAGATCAACCAGATGGGTGTCTCGCGCGTGTTCCAGACACCGGAAATCTTCCCCGACCTGACGCTTTTGGAAAATGTCATGATCCCGGCCTTTGCGCGCCGCGACGGCGCCTTCAGGCTCAACGCCATCCGTGCACTTTCCGGCGAGAGCGAAATCCGCGAGGAGGCCGAATTCATCCTCGAGGACATCGGCCTGTCGGCCCGTCGCCATCATGAGGCCGGTTCGCTGTCGCGCGGCGACAAGCGCCGGCTGGAACTTGCCATGTGCCTGATCCAGAAACCAAAGCTCCTGCTCCTCGACGAGCCAACCGCCGGCATGGCCCGCCACGACACCAACCGCACCATCGAACTGCTGCAGCGCATCAAGGCCCGCGGCATGACCAAGGTCATCATCGAGCACGACATGCACGTGGTCTTCTCGCTCGCCGACAAGATCTCCGTTCTGGCGCAGGGCCGCATCATCGCCGAGGGCTCGCCCGATGAAGTGCGCGGCAATCCCAAGGTCCGCGAGGCCTATCTTGGCGAGGCAGAGGCATGAACATGCACAAGAACATTCCCGTCGAGGAGCAGATGGTCACAAATCAGGGCGACGCCTTCTTCAGCGTTCGCGACATTCACGCATGGTATGGCGAAAGCTATATCGTACAGGGCGTCTCCTTTGAGATCGAGAAAGGCGAAGTCCTCTCCCTCCTCGGCCGAAATGGTGCCGGCAAGACCACGACACTGCGCACGCTCGCACGTCTCGACAATCCGACGCTGAAAAGCGGCGAGATCTGGCTCGACGGCGAACCGCTCCACACCCGCCGCGCCTTCCAGGCCGCGAAATCCGGCGTTCAACTCGTCCCCGAGGACCGTCGCATCATCGGCGGGCTGACCGTCGAGGAAAATCTGGTTCTGGCGCAGGTCTCGGGCGAAAAGGGCTGGTCGGTCGAAAAGATCTACGATCATTTTCCCCGGCTTGCAGAACGCCGCAAACAGGAAGCCGTCACCATGTCCGGCGGCGAACAACAGATGCTCGCGGTTGCCAGAGCGCTCGCCCGCGACATCAAGATCCTGTTCCTCGACGAACCCTATGAGGGCCTCGCGCCGGTCATCGTCCAGGAGATCGAAAAGATCGTGCGGCAGATCCGAGACCTCGGCATCACCACCATCATCGTCGAGCAGAATGCCGTCGCGGCACTCCGTCTCTCCGACAGGGCGGTGATCATGGATACCGGCCAGGTCGTCTTTTCCGGCAGCGCGAAGGATGTCCTGGACAACGCCGAACTCCGTGAGGAATACCTCGCCATCTAGACCGGCCGCCGACTCAGCGCCCGGTGCGTCAAGAGCCGGGTGCCTATGGTTAACATCTTTCTAACGATTTCCGCCTAAGCTCCTGCCAGAGTGACAATAAACTGCCGGGAGCAAGACCGTGGTCGACCGTTATCGGGAACTGGAAGGGCTTAAGAGCACGCGCAAGCTGGATGTCGTGCTGATGGCAACCGTCTCGAGCTTCGGTGCGCTCGGCAATCCGGCCTCCGGCGAGCTTCGCCGCTTCGCCGAACTCTTCCCCCCCGTCTACGAGGCCTCCAGCGTCGAAGCGCGCCGTCAGGCCGTCGCCGCGCTATCGGCGCTGCCGAACATTCCGCAGAGCGTCTGTCGCTTCATCGGCTCGCAGGAAATCGCGATCGCCGCGACATTCCTCGCCCGCTCGCCCGCAATCTCGGATGAAACGCTCATCGGCATCATCGAGAGCATGGGCGAGGAGCATGTCCGCGCCATCATTCACCGCAACGATCTCTCCCAGCGCGTCGTAGAGGCCCTCATTGGCACCCATCGCCCGGAGGATACGGTCGAACCTTCCGGCAATTTCGACATCGGCGCCGGGAGCCGCGACGATACCGAGGCCCTGCGCCAGACGCTGAAGGCCATGGCCGCCAAGGTCGCCGACGATGCCGACGACCGGCTCGGGCTTTCGACGCTCTCCGAGCTACAGACCGCCCTCCTCGTCCGTTTCGCCCGCCGTGGCGAGACGCCGCTGTTTCTGGAGACCTTCGCCCGCGCGCTTGGCGGCGATCGGGTCCTGGCGCATCGCATCATCGATGATATCTCCGGCCGCCGGCTCGCCATGGCGCTTGTCGCGCTCGGCATGAACAGCGCCGACACGACCTATATCCTGCCGCGGCTCTGCGCACCGCTAGCCGGCGAAGACGCCGAGACGGAGAACCTCGTCGCCTCGCTGAAGCCCGCGCAGTGCATCGAAAGCCTTCTCGTATGGCAATCCGAACGCGAGCAGGAAGTCGAAATCGAGGCCCCCGCCGAAGAAACGGCCGAAGACCGTCGCCGCCGCTCCGCCTGAAGGCACTATTCCTCGGCCAGAGCGAACAAACCTTCGACGGTTTCGGTTTCGAGCGCGACGACCCAGAGGTCGCTGTCGAACTTCAGTTCCTTTTCAAGAGCCTCGGACACCTCGAACGATGCCGCATCGTCCTTGCGCACCTCGAAAAGCCGGTCGACGTCGCCCTCTTCCATGAAACTCTGCGGCGCCGGCATGAAGAGCGTCTCTGTGCCATCCCGCTTCAGCTGCCTTATCGCGATCGCTCCGGCCTCGGGCGAGCCCTTGTGTTCGACGGCCGCAAAACCACCCGCGGAAAACACCCGCCGGATCAGCGCCGAGACGAAGATATCGGATCGAACCCGCATCATGGCCGGGTCACCTTTCAGGGGCGTCAAAGCGCCCCGATTTCCTTGAGCTTGTCGAGCACACTCTCGCTCGGTTCGCCGGTTTCGGGCAACCGGTAATGCTTCTGGAATTCCAGAATGGCATGCCGCGTGCCGGGACCGGCGACGCCATCGACGGTCACGCCATCATAAGCGATATTGATCAGCCCGCGCTGGATTTCGACCACCATCGGATCCGAAGTCTGGGGGGCGGCGCTTTGAGAAAGAAGGCCCGCAACGGGATCGGCGGAGGCAACCTGATCCGGCCGCGGCTGCGGCAAAGGGGTCGACTGCTTCAAAAGCGCCTGAAGACCGGCGTCGGCGACACCCGTTTCGGGCAAGCCTTCAGCCGCCTGAAACTTCCGGATCGCCGCCTCCGTCATCGGCCCGTTCACACCATCCGGCTTGCCGTTGTAATAGCCGCGGGCTGCAAGCGCTGTCTGGATGTCGAGAAGGTTGACAGGAACCGGGGCTTCGGTGTCGGCAGCAGGCGGCGCGGTTTCAGGCACCGGCGGCGCAATATCGGCGGTCGAAACGGTCTCCGCAGCCGGAACGGGCGGCTCTTCCTGAACCTGTTCGAGGATCGCCATCAGATCGTCACCGCCGGCCTCACTTTGCAGGCTGGCAACCTCCACGCCATCCTCTTCGCGCTCGATGCGGAAGGTATCGACGGCGCCGGTGTCCGCCGCCATGTGGCGTCCGGGCACCGCATAGGGATCGGAAAGCTGCCGCGTTTTCATCAGCGGCTCGGGATGCGGGCCGGCCTGATACCAGAGCGCATTCGCCGAGACGAAGCTGAAGACGACGCCAAAAACCAGCGGACCGCCAACCCAACCCGGGTGACGCGCCACAAAGGCGCCCGCCCCGCCCACCGCGCGCAGCACGAGCGGCGTGGATTTCTTCCTGCGTTGTCCTGACTTCTTTTTCTTCGTCTTCGCCATTCACCCGTCATCCGCGATTTTTTTGCACGTTTCGCGAGCCTTCCGCTGCGGTCCGGCAAGGCCCGATTCCGCGCCACCATACAAAGCACGGTTTAACGAAGGGTAATGCAGCCGGCCACCGCCATCCAGTCAAACCGGCCATGATGGGCGAGCCCATCAGCCGGTTTTCTTGCATCATGGTTAACGGAAACGGTCGGCGAAATCGCACGAGAACGGCAGGTTGTGCAAGCAAGCCCTTGAAATCGAAGGGGCCGTCCAAAGCAAGACAAGAACAGGCGCGCAGACCTGTTAACGCCTGTGGCGATCAACCTTGCCCTTTTAGCGGCTCATTTACCCTCATAGATTAAAGTCTCCACCAGTGCCGCAAAGCGGCCGGGACAAAGGACGAGACGCGGACGGGTTCATGAGATTTCTTCTGAAGTCAGCTTTCACGATTTTTCTGCTGCTTCTGGTAGTGCCCTTCTTTGCGCCCTTCCTGCTCGACAGGCCGGTGACGCGCGAAGAGCAGGCCATGCCTTCCGGCCGCGATATCGGCGGCGCAATCTCCGCCGCGCGTGGCACGATCGACTATATGAGCGGCATCTGCAACGACCGCCCGGATGTCTGTGAGGATGGCGCCGGGCTGCTCGGCTATCTCGGCAGTCGCGCCCGACAGGGGGCCGAGATCGTCTATCTCTATCTCGGCCAGCAGTTTGGCGACGAGCAGAAGCCTCCGCAGCAATCTCCCAAGACCGACCGCCCCGAAACTACGTCCGAAAGCATTCTTGTCGATGAACCGACTGTCGCGCAGGAGCCCCCGCCGCCGGCCGACATG
Protein-coding sequences here:
- a CDS encoding ABC transporter ATP-binding protein — protein: MNMHKNIPVEEQMVTNQGDAFFSVRDIHAWYGESYIVQGVSFEIEKGEVLSLLGRNGAGKTTTLRTLARLDNPTLKSGEIWLDGEPLHTRRAFQAAKSGVQLVPEDRRIIGGLTVEENLVLAQVSGEKGWSVEKIYDHFPRLAERRKQEAVTMSGGEQQMLAVARALARDIKILFLDEPYEGLAPVIVQEIEKIVRQIRDLGITTIIVEQNAVAALRLSDRAVIMDTGQVVFSGSAKDVLDNAELREEYLAI
- a CDS encoding DUF1491 family protein, with translation MRVRSDIFVSALIRRVFSAGGFAAVEHKGSPEAGAIAIRQLKRDGTETLFMPAPQSFMEEGDVDRLFEVRKDDAASFEVSEALEKELKFDSDLWVVALETETVEGLFALAEE
- a CDS encoding peptidoglycan-binding domain-containing protein: MAKTKKKKSGQRRKKSTPLVLRAVGGAGAFVARHPGWVGGPLVFGVVFSFVSANALWYQAGPHPEPLMKTRQLSDPYAVPGRHMAADTGAVDTFRIEREEDGVEVASLQSEAGGDDLMAILEQVQEEPPVPAAETVSTADIAPPVPETAPPAADTEAPVPVNLLDIQTALAARGYYNGKPDGVNGPMTEAAIRKFQAAEGLPETGVADAGLQALLKQSTPLPQPRPDQVASADPVAGLLSQSAAPQTSDPMVVEIQRGLINIAYDGVTVDGVAGPGTRHAILEFQKHYRLPETGEPSESVLDKLKEIGAL
- a CDS encoding DUF5330 domain-containing protein, which gives rise to MRFLLKSAFTIFLLLLVVPFFAPFLLDRPVTREEQAMPSGRDIGGAISAARGTIDYMSGICNDRPDVCEDGAGLLGYLGSRARQGAEIVYLYLGQQFGDEQKPPQQSPKTDRPETTSESILVDEPTVAQEPPPPADMDPVRTGAIVETAPAPDIPGPVPGLVTPSAEVPVALHIPGYPDRGPVPTPRPR
- a CDS encoding ABC transporter ATP-binding protein; this encodes MSDIVLHVDNVHKSFGGLRALSDVNLEVESGKVHAIIGPNGAGKSTLLNVCIGRIRPSHGKVVFDGQTLTTHAPHEINQMGVSRVFQTPEIFPDLTLLENVMIPAFARRDGAFRLNAIRALSGESEIREEAEFILEDIGLSARRHHEAGSLSRGDKRRLELAMCLIQKPKLLLLDEPTAGMARHDTNRTIELLQRIKARGMTKVIIEHDMHVVFSLADKISVLAQGRIIAEGSPDEVRGNPKVREAYLGEAEA
- a CDS encoding DUF2336 domain-containing protein is translated as MVDRYRELEGLKSTRKLDVVLMATVSSFGALGNPASGELRRFAELFPPVYEASSVEARRQAVAALSALPNIPQSVCRFIGSQEIAIAATFLARSPAISDETLIGIIESMGEEHVRAIIHRNDLSQRVVEALIGTHRPEDTVEPSGNFDIGAGSRDDTEALRQTLKAMAAKVADDADDRLGLSTLSELQTALLVRFARRGETPLFLETFARALGGDRVLAHRIIDDISGRRLAMALVALGMNSADTTYILPRLCAPLAGEDAETENLVASLKPAQCIESLLVWQSEREQEVEIEAPAEETAEDRRRRSA